The region GATTCGCAACTTCGCGAAAGAGAAGAACATACGACCCCAAACGCCTCCCTGCGAAAAACGCCAGCAGCTCGCCGCCCTGCTCGACCGCAGAAGCCATCTGAGCGAACAGCTAAGCCGCGAGAAAAACCGGCGGCAAAACAGCGATCCTCTCATCCACCCATCCATCGAGCGCATGATCGCGATCGTGCAGAACGAGCTTGAGACGATCGAAGAGGACATCAGGGAGCTCGTCCAAAGCGACGCGAAGATGCGCTCCCAGCAAGGCATCGCCCTCTCGGTCTGCGGCGTGGGCGAAGTCACGGCTTGGACCCTGCTCGCGCACCTCAGCGAGATCGAGTCCCTCAACAGGAACCAGATCGTCGCCTTGGCTGGAATCGCCCCCTTCAACGACGACAGCGGAAAGACCAAGAAGAAAAGACGCATCCAAGAGGGTAGAGCCAAAGTCAGACGGTGCCTCTACATGGCGACCAAAACTGCTGCGGTGCACAACGAAGTGATAAGACCTTACGTCCAGAAGCTCAGGGACAAGGGCAAGCCGTACAAGTGCGCCATCGTCGCTGGAATGAGGAAGATGCTCATACACATACAAAGCCTGTTCAAAAAACTTAACTTACAGCTTGCTCAGTGACACAGTTGCTCTGCGAACTTCGCGGTTAAGCAAACAACACAGCGCCATCAGACGCGCTCCCAACCAGATCCCATCTGAGTCCATCTGGTGTGCGGTTGAAAAACTGTCTTGGTAGGGCGGACTGGCCCAGTCCGCCGCGGAGAAATGGTCCTGCAACGCGGCTGTCTGGGCCAGACAGCCCTACCCTCTTGAACACAGGAAACAGTTTTAATGGCACCCGTCCAGTTGAGCGATCATCGGTGCCAATCAGTGCTATCGGTGGTAAAACAAAAAGACATCTCACGCGACCTGGATCCGTCTTCGCCTGCGACGGCTACGCCGAGACACGTGGTCCCGCCACTTTATCAGCAATCAGCAATTAGCAATTAGCCATCAACAATCC is a window of Pelagicoccus enzymogenes DNA encoding:
- a CDS encoding IS110 family transposase — encoded protein: MAFSEDARIVRTGGHRSERVSSEINLRPEPSLSELSAEQRSLEATWLGYQTVERARHQRRELTSTRQIQAMNPTEYDIIAIDISKDTLEALSDKRSFSVSNKADALSELTDHIATFKTPLAVFEATGGYERILMQQLLAKGLPFARVNPARVRHYAKSEGVKAKTDPIDARMIRNFAKEKNIRPQTPPCEKRQQLAALLDRRSHLSEQLSREKNRRQNSDPLIHPSIERMIAIVQNELETIEEDIRELVQSDAKMRSQQGIALSVCGVGEVTAWTLLAHLSEIESLNRNQIVALAGIAPFNDDSGKTKKKRRIQEGRAKVRRCLYMATKTAAVHNEVIRPYVQKLRDKGKPYKCAIVAGMRKMLIHIQSLFKKLNLQLAQ